A genomic stretch from Triplophysa dalaica isolate WHDGS20190420 chromosome 4, ASM1584641v1, whole genome shotgun sequence includes:
- the c1qbp gene encoding complement component 1 Q subcomponent-binding protein, mitochondrial, protein MLKSLSRAVQLAARVSSSIVAAPVTPAVRSALYPSRTFTRSIWMMSSNSGSRPRLLASKGLLPSVSCGCGSLHTEGDKAFAEFLTDEIKEEKKIQKSKSLPKMSGGWELQLNGTEAKLVRSISGEKVTVAFNVNSSIPPQLEDEPEQGQKGQETEPDVVSTPNFVVEVTKQGASNSLVFDCHFPEDETGHGEGEEESDIFAIREVSFQLEGEEDWKENSYTLNTDSLDWALYDHLMDFLSDRGVDNAFADELIELSTALEHQEYIKFLEGLSSFVSCK, encoded by the exons ATGTTGAAGTCTCTGAGCCGCGCCGTTCAGCTCGCAGCCCGCGTGTCCAGCAGCATCGTGGCCGCTCCCGTCACACCCGCGGTCCGATCCGCTTTATATCCCAGCAGAACCTTCACCAGATCCATCTGGATGATGAGCAGTAATAGCGGCTCCAGGCCGAGGCTTCTCGCATCTAAAGGACTTCTGCCATCGGTGTCCTGCGGCTGCGGCTCTCTGCACACTGAAG GCGACAAAGCATTTGCAGAGTTTCTCACGGATGAAatcaaagaagaaaagaaaattcaAAAGAGCAAGAGTCTTCCTAAGATGTCCGGCGGCTGGGAGCTGCAACTGAATGGGACAGAAGCTAAACTGGTCCGGTCCATCTCGGGAGAAAA AGTTACAGTCGCCTTTAATGTGAACAGCAGTATTCCACCTCAGCTGGAAGACGAACCTGAACAGGGACAGAAGGGACAGGAGACTGAG CCTGATGTTGTCTCAACACCCAACTTTGTAGTGGAGGTGACTAAACAGGGGGCATCCAATTCACTAGTGTTTGACTGTCATTTCCCTGAAGACGAG ACTGGTCACGGTGAGGGCGAGGAGGAGAGCGACATCTTTGCCATCCGTGAGGTCAGTTTCCAGCTGGAGGGAGAAGAAGACTGGAAGGAAAACAGTTACACTCTAAACACAGACTCTCTGGACTGG GCATTATATGACCATCTGATGGACTTTCTGTCTGACCGGGGTGTTGACAATGCATTTGCCGATGAACTCATCGAGCTAAGCACAGCGCTGGAACATCAGGAGTACATCAAGTTCCTGGAGGGTCTCAGTAGTTTTGTCAGTTGCaaataa
- the znhit3 gene encoding zinc finger HIT domain-containing protein 3 — translation MQLCVVCNELVPKYKCPACRIRYCSVNCFKKHKADGSCHPNKETAPASNTPTPVCSAEQPWTVIDLLDNDSQSDSVALEKLQKLGDSEALKCFLLNPHLRQLITSVDSAENKDKAMKDAMQEPLFTEFADQCLKIIEPKETEHYHEDDD, via the exons ATGCAGCTTTGTGTAGTTTGTAACGAACTTGTTCCTAAATACAAATGTCCTGCCTGCAGAATCAGATA TTGTTCAGTGAATTGCTTTAAGAAACACAAAGCTGATg GTTCATGTCATCCAAATAAAGAAACTGCCCCAGCCTCCAACACCCCAACACCTGTGTGCAGTG CTGAACAGCCCTGGACTGTTATTGACCTACTGGATAATGACAGCCAGAGTGACAGTGTGGCCTTAGAGAAACTTCAGAAACTAG GTGATTCCGAGGCACTCAAATGTTTTTTGCTAAATCCACATCTCAGACAGTTAATAACATCAGTGGATTCAGCTGAAAATAAAGACAAGGCCATGAAGGATGCCATGCAGGAACCACTGTTTACAGAGTTTGCTGACCAGTGCTTGAAAATTATTGAACCAAAAGAAACAGAACATTATCATGAGGATGATGACTGA